One genomic segment of Odocoileus virginianus isolate 20LAN1187 ecotype Illinois chromosome 33, Ovbor_1.2, whole genome shotgun sequence includes these proteins:
- the TMC7 gene encoding transmembrane channel-like protein 7 isoform X6 — protein MKYLSEWDQWKRYSSKSWKRFIEKAREMTTHLELWREDIRSIEGKFGTGIQSYFSFLRFLVLLNLVIFLIIFMVVLLPVLLTRYKITNSSFILIPSKDVDIQCTVYPISSSGLIYFYSYVIDLLSGTGFLEDTYLFYGHYTIDGVKFQNFIYDLPLAYLLSTIAYLALSLVWIVKRSVEGFKINLIRSEEHFQSYCNKIFAGWDFCITNRSMADLKHSSLRYELRADLEEERIRQKIAERTSEETIRIYSLRLFLNCIVLAVLAACFYAIYRATIFSQEHMKKEIDKMVFGENLLILYLPSIVITLANFITPIIFAKIIHYEDYSPGFEIRLTILRCVFMRLATICVLVFTLGSKITSCDSYLCDLCGYNQKLYPCWETQVGQEMYKLMIFDLIIILAVTLFVDFPRKILVTYCSSWKLFQCWGEQEFAIPDNVLGIVYGQTICWIGAFFSPLLPAIATLKFIIIFYVKEISLLYTCRPSPRQFRASNSNFFFLLVLLIGLCLAIIPLTISMARIPSSKACGPFTNFNTTWEVVPKTVSTFPNSLQTLVYGITSEAFAVPFFMIICLIMFYFIALAGAHKRVVVQLREQLNLESRDKRYLIQKLTEAQRDLRNRLD, from the exons GGAAATTTGGCACTGGGATTCAGTCCTACTTCTCCTTCTTACGATTTCTGGTGTTGCTGAATTTGGTGATATTTCTGATCATCTTTATGGTGGTTTTGCTCCCAGTCTTGCTCACCAGATACAAGATCACCAACAGCAGCTTTATTCTCATTCCATCTAAAGACGTGG ataTTCAATGCACAGTGTATCCAATAAGTAGCTCTGGACTCATTTACTTTTACAGTTATGTCATAGACTTACTTTCTGGCACT GGTTTCCTGGAGGATACCTACCTCTTTTATGGACATTACACCATTGATGGGGTGAAATTCCAGAATTTCATCTATGATCTGCCTCTGGCTTATCTGTTAAGCACAATTGCCTACCTGGCTCTGAGCCTTGTTTGGATAGTGAAAAG GTCGGTGGAAGGGTTCAAAATCAACCTGATCCGGAGTGAGGAGCATTTCCAGAGTTACTGCAACAAGATCTTTGCAGGCTGGGACTTCTGCATCACCAACCGCAGCATGGCGGACCTGAAGCACAGCAGCCTGCGTTACGAGCTCCGG GcagatctggaggaggaaagaataCGGCAAAAAATAGCAGAAAGGACCTCGGAAGAAACGATACGAATTTACTCTTTGAGACTCTTTTTGAACTGTATTGTGCTGGCCGTTTTAGCAGCATGCTTTTATGCAATCTACAGAGCGACTATATTCTCTCAAGAGCACATGAAAAAA GAAATTGACAAGATGGTTTTTGGAGAGAACCTCTTGATTCTGTACCTGCCTTCCATTGTGATCACGCTGGCCAATTTTATCACCCCAATAATCTTTGCCAAGATCATCCACTATGAGGATTATTCCCCTGGCTTTGAGATCCGGCTGACAATCCTTAG GTGTGTGTTCATGCGGCTGGCTACCATCTGTGTGTTGGTGTTCACCCTGGGCTCCAAGATTACTTCCTGTGACAGCTACTTGTGTGATCTCTGTGGCTACAACCAGAAACTCTACCCG tgctgggagacccaggttgggcAGGAAATGTACAAGCTGATGATCTTTGACCTCATCATCATCTTGGCTGTGACACTTTTTGTGGATTTTCCTAGAAA GATCCTGGTGACCTACTGTTCCTCCTGGAAGCTTTTTCAGTGCTGGGGAGAGCAGGAGTTTGCCATCCCTGATAATGTTCTGGGGATTGTTTACGGGCAAACCATTTGTTGGATTGGAGCCTTTTTCTCACCCCTTCTTCCTGCAATTGCAACCTTGAAGTTCATTATCATCTTTTACGTGAAAGAG ATAAGTCTTCTTTATACCTGCAGACCCTCTCCGAGGCAGTTCAGAGCATCCAATTctaatttcttcttcctgttggtgTTGCTGATTGGACTGTGCTTGGCAATTATACCTCTGACAATCAGCATGGCACG CATCCCTTCCTCCAAAGCCTGTGGGCCGTTCACCAACTTCAACACCACCTGGGAGGTGGTCCCCAAGACAGTGAGCACCTTCCCCAACTCGCTGCAGACGCTGGTTTATGGCATCACTTCGGAAGCCTTCGCGGTGCCTTTTTTCATGATCATCTG CCTGATTATGTTTTACTTCATCGCTCTAGCCGGAGCGCACAAGCGGGTGGTCGTCCAGCTCCGAGAGCAGCTGAACCTG GAAAGTCGTGACAAGCGTTATCTAATCCAGAAACTCACAGAAGCCCAGAGGGATCTGAGGAACCGGCTAGACTGA